The stretch of DNA CCCCGGAGAAGAAGCATCTGCTCCAACTAGATACAAACCTTCGATCGGAGTTTTAATATTGCACCAAGGAGATTTCCCCTTATGGAATCTTTCGGGAACGCAAGGGATTCCGTAAATATTACCCTGGAAGTGTCCGGTGAAATGCTCGTTTGTGATTGGAGTGGATAGTTCTGAAAATTCGATTAGGTCATTAAAGCCCGGAAAAATTTTCTCTACATAGTTCAATAAACTTTCAGAGATTTCTTTTTTTAGTTTTTGGTAGTCTTCGTCTCTTTTTTTCCAAGGTTGGTCCTTCCATTTTTCAAAGGACTCATAATCACAAAATGCGATGATTTCTGCTGTGTGGGTTTTTGATTCCGGGTCTTTTAAAGAAGGAAAAGAGAGGTATAGTCCTGTAACATCTTTTGATTCTACCCAAGACTTTCTATTGGAGAAGTTTTTGTCGTGGTCGTAGTTGGAAAAAATCCAGTAGTTCTCTCCTTTGAATCCGAGCTTTCTTGGGTCTTCCGAAAATCCAAGATACAAAGTTACACAAGCAAGATTTGGGCTATCTTTCATAAATTTTATTAAATCTTCTCTAAAGGTGATTTCTACAGAGTCCGGAATTAGCTTTATATAAGTATTGTACGCGCCTGCATTTGACATTACTATATCAGAATAAAATTCTTTTGTATTGTCTTCTTCTCTTGTGTGTAAGTTTTTTACCCTAACTCCTGTTACTTTTCCGTCTTTGCATAAAATTTCTGTGACCTCGTGAGAAAGTAAAATTTCTCCACCTTTTTCTAAAATGATAGGCTCTATGGACTCGACTATTTTACCTGCACCTCCTACAGGGTAGTACCCACCATTTATATAATGCTCTACAATTAAAGAATGGATTGCAAAGCTACTGAGAGAAGGTGGGAGACCGTAATCCCCCCATTGAGAAACAAGTAAACTTTTTAGTTTCGGATCCTTGAAGTGAGAATCCATATAGTCTTTTGTGGTTTGAATCGAATCCTTAGATTCAAATAAATTGAAAAAACTATCTAAAAATGGTGGTGCTAATTTTAGCATCATATTTTTTCCGAAGTGACCTGCGACTTTTTTTACATCGAGGAAATATTTTTCGATTGAGGACTTTTCTTCTGGAAATAGATTCACTAAGTCGGAAATATATTTTTCTCTATTTCCATAAACGCTAAAAGTAAAATCGGGATATACGAATTTTTCAAAAGGCTCTTCCATTTTTTGCCAATGGACTTTTCCTCCAGTGATTGTATCAAAAATTTTTCTCGTAAAACTTTCTTCTTCTAAATTTCCTATATAATGGATTCCTACATCCCAGAAAAATTTTTGTAACCTTCTGAAGCTGTGGGTAAATCCACCTGCTTTGAAATGTTTTTCTATAATCAGAATTTTTTTATTTTTGTATTGTGCGAGTAAACTCGCTGCGGTAAGGCTGCCGATACCAGAGCCTATAAATATGCAATCATAACGATTTGAGGTTTCCACTATTTTTACTCCCATATATTTGGTTAGGGTCAAATTCTTTTTTAGAATAATTAGTCACAAAAGAATCTTTTTCTAATTTTCTATAGAAACAGGAATAGAATCCTGTATGGCAAGAAGGAATTTTTTCTTTAGTTTGAAAAATGATCGAAGGCGTTTCGGAAAGATAGTAGATTTGTGAAATACTTTGGATCATACCGCTTTCTTCCCCTTTTTTCCAGATCGAATTTCTTTTTCGGCTGAAATAATGGGCGTAGCCGCTTTCTATACTAAGTGAAAGAGCTTCTTCATTTCCAAAGGCTTGCATTAGAATAGTCAGGAATGGATCTATCGCAATAAAAGGGACTAGGGACGGAAAATGAAGGTCAGTTTCTTTTGAGATTTCTAAAAGTTTTACGGGGCTTTTAGGAAATTCACCCAAGATTAAAAATGAATCTTCGTCGCAGTCTATAAAAATCTCAGAGTCTGGATATTTTTTTTGTAGCTCTTTTGCGAAATATAGCGAGTCCGCACATTTTGACAGTTCTATTCTTGCAATTTTTTTAGAAGTGGTGTCTTGATAAATTAAGATACAATTTTTCTGTTCTGGCATTTTATTCTAACCATAATATAAAAGTAACAGAGATTGCAAAATAGTATTTTCATTTGAAAAATAGAAAAAATTGAACCATGAAAACATTGTCCCAAAATTCTCTTTTTAACAATTTGACAAAGCCCCCTCTAAAAAACAAAATGGTTTAATGAGTTCAAGAAAAGAAAAAAAATCTGAAAATACCAAAGCGAAATCAAAACAGCCTTCTGCCTTTTCATCTATCGGCTCACTTGTCTTTATTGTAGTATTGGTTTTTGCATTCAAATCTTCTATTCTGGATGCAAATAATATTCCTTCCGGTTCTATGATCCCTACTTTAAAAATTGGTGATTTTCTTTTTGTGAATAAAATGCGTTATTCTATTCGTATGCCATTTACCGAAAAAGAAATTTTCAGAATAGACAACCCTAAAAGAGGAGATATTATAACCTTTATCCCACCCGCTACAGCACTCTCTGAAGATGAAGCCAAGCTCGGAATGTTTTCTAAGCGTTTTGTAAAAAGAGTTGTAGGGATGCCCGGAGATACGATTCGGATTACAAAAAAAACTTTAGATACGACGAAAGGAAAAGTAGACCTTTCCTTTATAGAATACAAAGAGAGTGGAGCTACAGAATTTCAGAATTACAAACCGACTGAAATATCCAGAGAAAACGAGTTGAATGACTTAGATAACCCGGAAGCGTCCAAGCGTGCACTTTTTTTAGAAGAAAAGAATGGGTTCAAACATTTTACCTTAGAAGGGTATGACGATGATAGAAAATTTCATGTCATGGAATATTGTGATTTTAGAAATGGTTGCACGATCCCTCCCGATCGCTATATGGTAGTTGGTGACAACAGAGACGATTCTCACGATTCCAGAGCTTGGGGTTTTGTTTCGAGGGAAGATATTTTAGGCAAGGCTCTAATCATTTATTTTTCAATTGACTGGAAAGACAATGTGTGTATGTACAAAAATGAATCTGAGATCGCAGAGAAAGGTACAGAACTTACAGAAAAATACGAGGGAGCCGATTTGTTAAAAAAATGCCACCCTTATGAGATTTCACCTTACGGTTTTAGGAATAGAGAAGAATCTAAAAGTGATTGGGTTTTACGCACCCTCCAATATAGGATTTGGAGAATGAGTATTCGATGGAAAAGAATTGGAAGAATTTTACAATAAGTTAAAATTTAAAAAATATCATTTAAGTTAGTATTTTTAGAAACTTTCCTTTCTTACCTTGGCGTATGATATACTCTCTATTTTTTTCTAAGGTAAATTTTTCATCGGTGAGTCTTTCTTCACCCAAGTAAAGTCCGCCGTTTGAGATGAGTCTTCTTCCTTCGGAGGAAGATTTTATAAAACCTAATTTTGCAAGAATTGCAGTGAGTAAAACTTTCCCATCTTGAAAGTCAGAATCTCCCAATTTTGTAGTTTCTATATTTTCCGGGGTTACTCTGTTTTTTGGGTCATGAATTTTTTGCCATTGAGAAATGGCTTCTCTATTTTCTTCTTTTTCGTGAAATAAGTCCATTATCATAGTTGCAAGTTCAGTCTTTACTTCTTTCGGGTGAGTTTCTTTTTTTTGAATGGATTCTTTTTTAGAATTTATTTCTCTTATTGGAGTGTCGGTCAATAACTCAAAATAATTCCACATCAATTCATCGCTAATAGACATGATTTTCCCATACATATCAATCGGTTTGTCGTTGAAGCCTATATAGTTTCCAAGTGACTTGGACATTTTTTTTGTACCGTCGAGGCCTACAAGTAGTGGAAGAGTGATTACTACTTGTTGTGGTTTTCCGTAGTCTTTTTGCAATTCTCTTCCTACAAGCAGGTTGAACTTTTGGTCAGTGCCACCGATTTCAATATCACTTTCCATTACAACAGAATCGTAACCTTGGATTAGAGGGTATAAAAACTCTAGTACAGAAATGGGTGAACCGGATTTGTATCTTTTACTGAAGTCGTCTCTTTCCAAAAGTCTTGCTACATTGTATTTTGAAGCTAAGATTAATACTTCTTCAAAATTCATAGGTGAAACCCATTTTGAGTTAAATACAATTTTTGTTTTTTTGGGGTCTAAAATTTTAAATACTTGGGATTCGTAGGTTTTTGAGTTTTGTAATACTTCTTCTTTTGTTAGCCTTTTTCTTGTTTCTGATTTTCCAGTTGGGTCGCCAATCATTGCAGTAAAATCTCCGAGTAGAAAATTTACCTCATGCCCCAAATCTTGAAATAGCCTCATTTTCCTTATCAGTACAGAATGTCCGAGGTGCAAGTCAGGTGCAGTCGGATCAAATCCGGCTTTGATTTTTAATATTTTACCACTGTCGAGTTTTGTTTTTAATTCTTCCTCAGGGATAATTTCTACTGTTCCCCGTTTTATTTTATCAATAATACTTTGGTCTGTCATTGTATTTACTCATTTTATATTTTTTTATAGTATTAGATTTTTTTTCTTCTGTGATTACTTTTTCTATAAACCCATATCCGAAATACTTTAGATTGACTTCGGATACAAGTAGAATAATTATATCTTTAGAGAAAATATCTTTATTTAGATCGAATTTTTCTATTTGAGTGTTTGTTTTGCCGTTTATGGAATAATTGATTTTATCGTAGTAATAAAAATTAGACTCAATCGAAAATAATTTTTCTGGGAGCTTAGTCGCTGATAGAGTAAAATAAAAACTATCTCCCACAATCAGTACGTTCGGCTTATAAAAGTTCGTATTTTCTATTAAAATTTCAGGCTCAATATATTTACCAAAAGGTAAACTCCAAAGTAGGTTTAGAGAGTTAAAAATATCGCTGTCTAAATTATAATAGGGGAGGGTCGTTGTACTTTTCATTTGGACAGAAATTTTAGGGAAATTTTTATTTGTAACCTCTGAAATTTTTTGAATGATAACCGGCATCGCAATAGAGGCAGTGTAATAACTCCAGTGAGTTCCACCTTTTGGATAGAATGGCATTTTTTCTCCTTGTAAGCCTTTCATCCATGATATAAAATCTATACAGTGAATATAGTTTTCTTCTAAAACTTTTTTGAATTTTTTGTAGTTGGAGTTTTCTTTTTTTTGAGAGAGCATTTCTTCAGAAATATATTCAGGGTAGAAGGACGCTTTTCCCGGAGCCAAAAGAATGAAAAGAGGGATGTTTCTTTTTTGTAAAATATTTTTTAGCTTTTTTATATTTAGTCCAATCTCTTCGATTTTTTTATCTCCAAGGTAGTCTATTCCGAGGTGGGCTTCAATATGGTCTTTTTCAAATAGATAGTCTTTTTTCCCGAATACTGTTTTTTGTCCGTAGATTTTATGGAATAGACTGTAGTGGATTTGATTTCTAAACCGAATGAATACCCATCTTGACCCTGATTTTGAAGCAAGGTAGTTTTCTGTGGATTTTTGAAACTTTCCCGAAAAAAAATCTAAAAAATAGAATTTAGGTTCTTCTTGAGTGGGAACGGATCCGGAAAGTTTTAAACACTCCGGATGAAAAAATATTTCTATAAAAGTAAATAGAAAAGGTAGGCAGAAAACAATAAATATAAATAGGAATTTTTTTTTGGGATTCATAAAAGTTAAAACCTAAAATAGATAAACGGGTTGAAATTAGTAGATAGCAATTCTCCAAGCGAGAGAGAATACAATATAATGGAAATGAATACAAATAGTTTTGGATATTTTGTGATATAAGACTCTAAATCCATATATTTTTTCAATGGTTTAAAAATTGGATAAAAACTAAAAATACAAGATAGGAAAAAGAAAAACAAAAAATACGCATCAACTGTAAAGTTCCCAAAAGTTTTTGGAAAATACATTGCCTTCCACATTCCAAGTGCTATGCTTAAAGAATCAGAGCGAAATAAAACCCAGCCATTCAAAATCAGAAAAAATGTGAATATCATTTTTAATACTTTTGTAAAATTCTTTTTTTCTTTTTCTTTGGGAGATTTAAAAAATTTCTCTAGTGAAATAAATAGACCGTGGTAAGCTCCCCAAAATACAAAATTCCAAGAAGCTCCATGCCAAAGCCCAGAAAACAAGAACACAGCCCATAGATTCAAATAGGTTTGGAATTTAGAAACGAGATTTCCACCCAAAGGAATATAAATATAGTCTCTCATCCAGTTTCCGAGCGTTATGTGCCACCGTCTCCAAAATTCAGTAATAGATCCGGACGTATATGGAAATTGAAAATTTTCAGGAAATTGAAAACCCATCATTTTTCCGAGTCCTAACGCCATGTCCGAATACCCTGCAAAGTCAAAATAAATCTGGAAAGTGTAGGCTAAAATTCCCATCCAAGCGAGAAAAAAACTAAGCTCTGGTTCGTTAAGTGAAAATATTTTGTCGGCTTCTTTTCCAAGTACATTGGCTATTAAGACTTTTCTTGCAAGCCCGATGCAGAATCGAATAAGCCCCTTTAGTCTGTTGTCCCAGTTTTCTAAATTTTTTCTGTCTAAGATTTGGTCTCTTATTTCATTAAACCGAATAATCGGTCCTGCAATTAATTGAGGAAAAAGTAGAATATATAAAAGATAGTCTGAAATTTTTTTTAGAGGTTTGGATTTTTTATAATAGATGTCGATTGTATAGCTTACTTTATGAAAAGTAAAAAAAGAAATCCCTATTGGTAAAATTATTTTTGGAAGAGGGAAATTTTTTTGCAATAGGAAATTCCAATTTTCAACAAAAAAGTCGGCGTATTTAAAATACCCTAAAATACAAAAATTAAAAATTACAGAAAAGAGAGCGAGAATAAGTCGAAAATTCCCTTCTTTAGAATCCATGATGTGCATGAGAATAAAATCTACACATATAGATGCACAAAGTATTAGAAAAAAATCAGAGCCTCCCCAAATATAAAATACGATGCTTGCAAAAAGTGCCCATAAATTTTTTAGATAGTTTGGAAAAAGAAAATAAACAGTAAAAAAAACCGGAAAGAAAAATACTAAAAATAAAACACTGGAAAATACCAAAGCAGTGTTACTTTTCTTTTAGCTTGTATATGAGTATAATCAGAGAAAAAATTAGAACAAATACATTGGAAATTATAATCGGTAATTCTTTGTGTAATACACCATAATAGATCCAACACGATATACCGAGTATGAGTACAATGTACATATTTCTGGATACATCCGTTGTTTTTCTTGTTAGAATCACTTTTAGCATTTGTGGAACGAATGCAATAGTCGTCAAAAGTCCTGCAATATAGCCAATGAGAGTTTCCAAGCTCATTTTGAATACTCTCTAGTGACTATAGTTTTTATTCCACCGCGAATATGAAAATCCCCTCGCACTTTTAGATACAAAGGCTCTGAATGTTTTACAATATCTTCTAAAATTTTATTCACTACATTTTCGTGGAAAATTCCAATATTTCTAAAAAAAAGTATATACTCTTTAAGCGATTTCAACTCTATACATTTCTTATGGGGTTTGTAAGAAATTTCAATGGTTCCAAAGTCTGGGAGTCCGGTCTTTGGGCAGATTGCGGTGAATT from Leptospiraceae bacterium encodes:
- a CDS encoding NAD(P)/FAD-dependent oxidoreductase gives rise to the protein MGVKIVETSNRYDCIFIGSGIGSLTAASLLAQYKNKKILIIEKHFKAGGFTHSFRRLQKFFWDVGIHYIGNLEEESFTRKIFDTITGGKVHWQKMEEPFEKFVYPDFTFSVYGNREKYISDLVNLFPEEKSSIEKYFLDVKKVAGHFGKNMMLKLAPPFLDSFFNLFESKDSIQTTKDYMDSHFKDPKLKSLLVSQWGDYGLPPSLSSFAIHSLIVEHYINGGYYPVGGAGKIVESIEPIILEKGGEILLSHEVTEILCKDGKVTGVRVKNLHTREEDNTKEFYSDIVMSNAGAYNTYIKLIPDSVEITFREDLIKFMKDSPNLACVTLYLGFSEDPRKLGFKGENYWIFSNYDHDKNFSNRKSWVESKDVTGLYLSFPSLKDPESKTHTAEIIAFCDYESFEKWKDQPWKKRDEDYQKLKKEISESLLNYVEKIFPGFNDLIEFSELSTPITNEHFTGHFQGNIYGIPCVPERFHKGKSPWCNIKTPIEGLYLVGADASSPGVTGAMMGGMAAALTQMDGLNIFRILAGKKK
- a CDS encoding phosphoribosyl-AMP cyclohydrolase, with amino-acid sequence MQAFGNEEALSLSIESGYAHYFSRKRNSIWKKGEESGMIQSISQIYYLSETPSIIFQTKEKIPSCHTGFYSCFYRKLEKDSFVTNYSKKEFDPNQIYGSKNSGNLKSL
- the lepB gene encoding signal peptidase I, with product MSSRKEKKSENTKAKSKQPSAFSSIGSLVFIVVLVFAFKSSILDANNIPSGSMIPTLKIGDFLFVNKMRYSIRMPFTEKEIFRIDNPKRGDIITFIPPATALSEDEAKLGMFSKRFVKRVVGMPGDTIRITKKTLDTTKGKVDLSFIEYKESGATEFQNYKPTEISRENELNDLDNPEASKRALFLEEKNGFKHFTLEGYDDDRKFHVMEYCDFRNGCTIPPDRYMVVGDNRDDSHDSRAWGFVSREDILGKALIIYFSIDWKDNVCMYKNESEIAEKGTELTEKYEGADLLKKCHPYEISPYGFRNREESKSDWVLRTLQYRIWRMSIRWKRIGRILQ
- a CDS encoding tyrosine--tRNA ligase, whose translation is MTDQSIIDKIKRGTVEIIPEEELKTKLDSGKILKIKAGFDPTAPDLHLGHSVLIRKMRLFQDLGHEVNFLLGDFTAMIGDPTGKSETRKRLTKEEVLQNSKTYESQVFKILDPKKTKIVFNSKWVSPMNFEEVLILASKYNVARLLERDDFSKRYKSGSPISVLEFLYPLIQGYDSVVMESDIEIGGTDQKFNLLVGRELQKDYGKPQQVVITLPLLVGLDGTKKMSKSLGNYIGFNDKPIDMYGKIMSISDELMWNYFELLTDTPIREINSKKESIQKKETHPKEVKTELATMIMDLFHEKEENREAISQWQKIHDPKNRVTPENIETTKLGDSDFQDGKVLLTAILAKLGFIKSSSEGRRLISNGGLYLGEERLTDEKFTLEKNREYIIRQGKKGKFLKILT
- a CDS encoding MBOAT family protein; the encoded protein is MVFSSVLFLVFFFPVFFTVYFLFPNYLKNLWALFASIVFYIWGGSDFFLILCASICVDFILMHIMDSKEGNFRLILALFSVIFNFCILGYFKYADFFVENWNFLLQKNFPLPKIILPIGISFFTFHKVSYTIDIYYKKSKPLKKISDYLLYILLFPQLIAGPIIRFNEIRDQILDRKNLENWDNRLKGLIRFCIGLARKVLIANVLGKEADKIFSLNEPELSFFLAWMGILAYTFQIYFDFAGYSDMALGLGKMMGFQFPENFQFPYTSGSITEFWRRWHITLGNWMRDYIYIPLGGNLVSKFQTYLNLWAVFLFSGLWHGASWNFVFWGAYHGLFISLEKFFKSPKEKEKKNFTKVLKMIFTFFLILNGWVLFRSDSLSIALGMWKAMYFPKTFGNFTVDAYFLFFFFLSCIFSFYPIFKPLKKYMDLESYITKYPKLFVFISIILYSLSLGELLSTNFNPFIYFRF
- a CDS encoding SemiSWEET transporter, whose amino-acid sequence is MSLETLIGYIAGLLTTIAFVPQMLKVILTRKTTDVSRNMYIVLILGISCWIYYGVLHKELPIIISNVFVLIFSLIILIYKLKEK
- the queF gene encoding NADPH-dependent 7-cyano-7-deazaguanine reductase QueF; this translates as MENKNNTVSSYEGKQDHIQGMETPVIETFTNIYELKDYLIEFTIPEFTAICPKTGLPDFGTIEISYKPHKKCIELKSLKEYILFFRNIGIFHENVVNKILEDIVKHSEPLYLKVRGDFHIRGGIKTIVTREYSK